Sequence from the Janthinobacterium lividum genome:
TGCCGTCGGCCCATTGCTTGAGGAAGCGCAACTGCAGATTGCTCAGCGCGCAGTTCTGGCGCGGCGTGTCTGCCGGCGGGATGGCCATCGCATCGCCATACAGCCACGGCCACGGCGACGGCGCCCAGGCGTCGCGCTCGAACTGGCGGAACTGGTTATAGATGACGTTGCGCCACTCCTTGCGGTTTTCGGACGGGCTAGCCAGGCGCGCCATCCATTCGTCGCGGCTGAACGGCGTGCTGCCGTCCCAGCCAAAGGCGGCCGCAAAGCCGGCATTCACCCATTGCAGGTTGGACAGGCGCTCGAAAATGGGGCGGATATCATCCTGGAACGAGGGAACGGCAGGCGCGGCAATTTTGCCTTCGGAAACAAACAAGTCGCGCATCAAGTCCCACATGGTGCGCACCGACTTTTGCTGCGGCGCATAGTCGGGCGGCGCGACGACCACCCAGGCCATGTCGACGGGCAAGGCATGGCCCTGGTAGTGCACCTTGGCGCAGACGGGGCCGTCGGCCGTGTCGTCATGCCAGCCTTCGTTGTTGGCAAAGGTGATGGCGCGCGCGCCATTCCACGAGGCCGACTTGCCATGGCCGCCCAGCACGATCAGCCGTCCCATGGCATCCGTGCGCAATTCGCCCAGGTAGACGGGCGTGCCCATGAAGCGGCCGCTGTCGAAGGCCACGCCTTGGCTGTCGCTGCCGCTGATCTTGCGCTCGCCCGGCGTGATGGACAATTGCGCGCGGTCGGTGACGGCCATGTTGCGCAGGAACGAGGGCTGGGTGACATTCGCCTCGGGAATATCGAGCGCGATCTGGAACTGGTACCACGCCGCCTTCGTGTTGGCCAGGGTAACGGACCATTCGATGTCGGCATTGCTGGCGTTCAATTCGGCCACCGCCACGCCGGCCGCGTTCAGGCCGTAGATGCGAAAGCTGGCCGCCTGGCGCTTGATGGCTCCGGACGCATCGCGGTAATAACCGGCCGGCCGCGCCGCCGGTTCCGGCACCTCCGGTCCCAGAAAGTACTCGCTGGGGCTGTTGCCCACGCGGGCAATGCCGATGGGCGGATAAATCGCCGCCTTGACGATGACGGTATCTTGGGTGGGGGTGGACATGGCGGGCCTTTCCAGATGCGTGGAGGGAAGGAAAATATACCGCATAAAAAATGCGCCAAATGCGCACATAGTCACGCTGGCGTGAAATCGGGCGCCAGGCCGGGCAATTCAGTTGCTGTGCAGATTGACTTGTTGCCGGCACGCAGGTATCTTGGATCGGTATTGCCTGTTTATCAATATATAAGATAATGTATTGATCCGATATTTTTCTATGCAACCTTTAAGGAATGATATGAAAATCAAGGCTATTTTCTGTGTTGGCGCGCTATCCCTGCTGGCTTTTCTGCCGGTATCGCAAGCGGCCCAGCCTGGCGAGGCGCTCGCTGCGGCGGTACCGCATGCGAAAGGCGTGGCCCTGTTTCCGCAAGAAGGCAATATTCCACCGTTCCGCGGGTCCGGGTCCAGGTAAGGCCACCGCGGCAGTCCCTGCGGCGCGGCGCCAGTCAAGGTAAGATGGTGGCTTTTTCAAGACCTTGAGAGGCCCGCGTGCGCGTGTTGCTGGTGGAAGACGATCCGATGATCGGGGAAAGCCTGGTCGAGGGCTTGCGCGGCGAGTGCTATGCCGTGGACTGGGTGCGCGATGGCCACGATGCGGAGCTGGCGCTGGCCGGTTTCGCCTACGATTTGATGCTGCTGGACCTGGGCTTGCCCGGCAAGGAAGGCATGGACGTGCTGCGCACCATGCGTGCGCGGGGCGCCGAGTTGCCCGTGCTGATCATCACGGCGCGCGACGGTACGCCGGCCCGCGTTGACGGACTCGACAGTGGTGCCGACGATTACCTGGTCAAGCCGTTCGACCTCGACGAGCTGCTGGCGCGCATCCGCGCGCTGCTGCGCCGCCGCGTCAGCCGTTCGCGCTCCGTCATCGAGCACGGCGCGCTGATCCTCGACCTGGCCAGCCACGAGGTCACGTTCGAGGGGGAGCTGATCAAGCTGCCGCCGCGCGAGTTTTCCGTGCTGCGCGCCTTGCTCGACCATCCGGGCAAGGTGGTGTCGAAGCGCCAGCTGAGCGAAAAGCTGTATGGCTGGGATTGCGAAGTGGAAAGTAATACCGTCGATGTGTACGTGTACCAGCTGCGCAAGAAGCTCGGTGCCGACTGCATCCAGACCGTGCGCGGCGTGGGCTACAAGATGCGGGTAGCATCGTGCTGACCATCCGCCGCCAATTGCTGCTCGGTTTGCTGGCCGCCACCTTGCTGTGCGTGCTCGGCGCCGGCATTTCGCTGTTCCGTTCGCTGCTGGAAGAAACCAATGAACTGGCCGATCTGCAGCTGCGCCAGCTGGCCGTGGCCTTGCCCGACGAATTCGAGACGCAGACGGGCCTGGCCGCCGCGCAAGATCCGGAAGAAGCGTTCGTGCTGCAGGCCTGGGACGAGGACGGCCAGCCATTGCCCGTCCTGCAGGGCCAGCCGGCACTGCCGCGCTATGCGCTGGCCGGCTTTGCTGATGTCGTGCTGCACGGCGAGGACTGGCGTCTGTACGGCGAAACGCGGCGCGGCCGCTACGTGCAGGTGGCGCAGGCGCAGGCCGTGCGCGACCAGCTGGCCTGGCAGATGACCATGCGGGCCGGCGCGCCCCTGCTGGTGTTCGCGCTGATCCTGGCGCTGCTGATCGTCGCCGTCGTGGGGCGGGCGCTGGCGCCGCTGCACCGGCTGGCCGAATCTGTGGCGGGCCGTTCGCCGGATACGCTCACGCCGCTGGCGGCCGACGACATGCCGCCCGAACTGCGGCCCGTGGCGCTGGCGTTGAATAGCCTGATGGGGCAGTTCGAAGCGGCGCTGACGGCGCAGCGCACCTTTGTTGCCGATGCGGCGCATGAATTGCGCTCGCCGCTGACGGCGCTGAAACTGCAGCTGCAGGTGGCCGAGCGGGCCGCCAGCGAGGAAGAACGCCGCGTGGCGCTGGCGCGGCTGCATGAGCGGCTGGACCGCAGCACGCACCTCGTGCGTCAGTTGCTCAGCCTGGCGCGCCACGAAACGGCGCTGGCGGCCAGCCAGCTGCACACGGTGGACCTGGGACAATTGCTGGAAGCGGCCGTGGCCGACCACAGCGCGCTGGCCGACAGCCGGGAGATCGACCTGGGCGTGGTGGAAACGTTGCCGGCCAGGGTGCTGGTACAGGCCGATCCCGATGGCTTGCAAGTGTTGCTGAATAACCTGATCGACAACGCCTTGCGCTACACGCAGCAGGGTGGCAGGGTCGACTTGCAGGCGGCCGTGGAAGAGGGCCGGCCCCTGCTGCGCGTGTCCGACAACGGTCCCGGCGTGCCGCAACAGCACCACGCGCGCCTGTTCGACCGCTTCTTCCGCCCCGACGGCAACGACGCCTGGGGCTGCGGCCTGGGTCTGTCCATCGTGCGCCACATCGCCGAGCACCACCAGGCCGATATCGCGCTGGCCGAGGGGGGCGAGGGACGGGGCCTGCAGGTGACGGTGCGTTTTCCGCAAGCGGCCTGAACGGACAAAAAAAAGCGGATGCCGGTCAGGACATCCGCTTTTCAATCACGGGCGAGGCGCTTACGCCAGCTCGGTGATGAATTGCTCGCGCGCAGGGCGCACTTTTTTCAAGTCCACCAGCCAGTCGCCTGCGTCGGCGCGGTAGCCGAGCGGCAGCATGACGACGGAACGCAGACCTTTTTCACGCAGCTTCAGGATTTCATCGACCTTGGCTGGATCAAACCCTTCCATCGGCGTCGAATCGACCTTTTCCTGGGCCGCGGCGATCAGGGCCGTGCCCACGCCGATATATGCCTGGCGCGCCGCGTGCTGGTAGTTGGTTTCCGCATCGCGTTGCGGATACGTGGCCAGGATTTGCTGGCGGTATGCTTCCCAGCCTTCATTCCTGAAGCCGCGCACGGTGTTGACCAGGTCAAAGCGCGCGTTGATGCGTTCTGCCGTGTAATTGTCCCAGGCGGCAAACACCAGCAGGTGCGAGGCGTCCGTCACTTGCGACTGGTTCCATGCATGCGGCTTGATCTGTTCGCGCAGGGCCGGATTCGTCACGACGAAGACTTCGTAAGGATGCAGTCCGCTGGAGCTGGCCGTCAGGCGCACGGCTTCCAGGATGCGCTCGACCTTGTCTTGCGGCACCGTTTTCGTCGGGTCCATTTTCTTGGTGGCGTAGCGCCATTGCAGTGTTTCGAGCAGTGCGGACATATAAATCCCTTTCATAATGAATAGTTCAGATTGGAAATGATAGCGGATTCAGGCATTTCAAGTGCTGCGGGCAAAAGAACTTGTATAGCCGAGCCAGGCACGGTTGTCTACAGGCCAAGCATGGCAAGCTCATGCTGTGGGTAGCGCGCGCCATGCACGGCGGCGGGCGCGATGGCGGCGCCGATGGCGGCCAGCTCGCTGTCGCTCAGGGTGAGTCGCGCGGCGGCCACATTTTCTTCCAGGTGCGCCAGGCTGCGGGCGCCGGGTATCGGCACGATATCGCTGCCTTGCGCCAGCAGCCAGGCCAGGGCCAGCTGGGCCGCCGTGGCGCCGCGCGCCGCCGCCAGGCGCTGCAGTTCAGCCACCAGCTTCGCGTTGGCTTCCATCGCCTGCGGCTGGAAACGGGGCAGGCTGTGGCGGTAATCGTCTGGCGCCAGCGCGGCGCTGGATGCGAGCTGGCCCGTCAGGAAGCCCCGGCCCAGCGGGCTGTAGGGCACGAAGCCGATACCGAGCGCGCGGCAAGCGGGCAGCACCTCGGCTTCCACATCGCGGCTCCACAGCGAATACTCGGACTGGACCGCCGCAATCGGATGCACGGCGTGGGCGCGGCGCAGGGTGGCGGCCGACACTTCCGACAGCCCCAGGTGGTGCACCTTGCCGGCCCGCACCAGATCCGCCATGGCGCCGACCACGTCTTCGATGGGCACGGCGGGGTCCACGCGGTGCTGGTACAGCAAGTCGATGCAGTCGATGCCCAGCCGGGACAGCGACGCTTCCACGGCCCGGACGATGTGTCCGGGGCGGCTGTCGACGCCCGCTATGCGTTCCACACCCTGGCCATGGGGCAAGATCTTGAAGCCGAACTTGGTGGAGATGCTGACCTTGCCGCGCAGTTGCTTCAAGGCGCGGCCCACCAGTTCCTCGTTGGCGTAGGGGCCGTAGACTTCCGCCGTATCGATCAGGGTCACGCCCAGTTCCACGGCGCGGTGCAGCACGCGCAGCGAGGTGGCCTCGTCCGCGCCGCCGTAGGCAAAGCTCATGCCCATGCAGCCCAGGCCGATGGGGGCGACGCGCAAGCCGGAGTTGCCCAGTGTTCTGTGTTCCATTTTTCACTCCTCTTCAAAAAAAGATGCAAGGAGTATGGATGAAGCAACAGCATGCGATAAGATGGCTAATCCTGCATGTATTGCTGAATATAACTCATGAATAATGGCTGACCTCAACGAATTGACGGCCTTTGCCGCCGTCGCCCGCCTGCGCAGCTTTCGCAAGGCGGCCCTTGAACGGGGCGTGTCCGCTTCCGCCCTCAGCCATGCGCTGCGGGCGCTGGAAGAGCGCCTGGGCGTGCGCCTGCTGAACCGTACCACGCGCAGCGTCACGCCGACCGAGGCGGGGCAGCAGTTGCTGGCGCGGCTGGCGCCGGCCATGCGCGAAATTGATGATGCCTTGCAGGACTTGAGCGCCTTGCAGGATGTACCCGCAGGCAAGCTGCGCCTGAACGTGCCCCGTCCGGCCGCCCGGCTGCTGCTGGCGCCCATGCTGGCCGGTTTTGTCGCCCGTTATCCGCGCGTGCAGGTGGAAGTGGTGACGGATGACGGCATGATCGATATCGTGCGCGACGGTTTTGACGCGGGCATCCGCTTCGGCGAGCAGGTGGCGGCCGACATGATCGCCGTGCCCGTGGGCGTGCCGCAACCTTTCGTGGTGGTGGCGTCGCCCGCCTACCTGGCGGCGCACGGCGCACCAAGCACGCCGCGCGCGCTGCTGGAACACGCCTGCATCGGCCGGCGTTTTCCCAGCGGGCGCCAGTATGCGTGGGAGTTCGAGCAGGCAGGCGAGGGTGTCTGCATCGCCGTCGGCGGGCCGCTGGTGTTCGATGACGATGAACTGATGCTGCGCGCGGCCCGCGATGGCGCGGGACTGGCGTATGTGTACGAAGCCGATGCGCGCGCCGATATCGCGGCGGGACGCCTGGCGTGCGTGCTGGAACGTTGCCTGCCGCCGCCGCCCCGTTACTTCCTGTACTACCCGAGCCGGCGGCAGATGCCGCCCGTGCTGCGCGCCTTTGTCGACATGCTGCGCGCGCCGGCGATATAGTCAGCCGGCGTGCGGCGGCGCGGCGTGCTCGACCGGCCACTTGATGGTGAACAGGCTGCCGCCCGCCTTGCCACGCGTGCAGACGGCGCTGCCGCCATGCGCGCGCGCGATGGCTTCGACCACGGCCAGGCCCAGGCCGCTGCCCGCGTTCAGGTCGACCCTGTCGCTGTCGCCGCGGCGGAATGCTTCGAACACGTGCGGCGCCAGTTCCTCGGCAATGCCGGGGCCTGCATCTTCGACGCTCAGGTAGTACTGGCCGGCCTGCACGCGGGTGCGCACGCGCAGCAGGCCCGGATGCGCATAGCGGCGCGCGTTGTCGAGCAGGGCCAGCACGATTTGCCGGATGCGCGCCGCGTCGCAGCAGACGGGATGGTCGGACAGGTGCAGTTGCAGGGCAAAGCCGGCCGCTTCCATGTCCGGCGCCAGCAGGCGGCGCACTTCCTCGATTTCCAGCGTCAGGTCCGTCCATGCCATGCGCAGCTGCATGTGGCCGCTGTCGGCCAGGCTCAGGGTGCGCAAGTCCTCGATCAGGCGGCCCAAGTCTTCCACTTGCGACAGCAGGCTGGAAAACGGCACTTCCTCTGGCTTGAAGACGCCATCGACGACGCCTTGCAGGGTGCCGCGCAGGATGGTCACGGGCGTGCGCAGCTCGTGCGCGATGGCCGCATTCCACGTCTCGCTTTCCTTGGCCGCCCGCTGCAGGCGCTCGGCCATGCTGTTGAAATCGTCGACCAGCATGGCCGTTTCACCCAGGGTGCGGTCGCCGGCGAAGGCGCGCGCGGACAGGTCGCCATGCGCCACGCGGCGCACGCTGTCCATCACGGAATTGATCGGTTTTAAAATGCGCGACGCGAGCTT
This genomic interval carries:
- a CDS encoding LodA/GoxA family CTQ-dependent oxidase gives rise to the protein MSTPTQDTVIVKAAIYPPIGIARVGNSPSEYFLGPEVPEPAARPAGYYRDASGAIKRQAASFRIYGLNAAGVAVAELNASNADIEWSVTLANTKAAWYQFQIALDIPEANVTQPSFLRNMAVTDRAQLSITPGERKISGSDSQGVAFDSGRFMGTPVYLGELRTDAMGRLIVLGGHGKSASWNGARAITFANNEGWHDDTADGPVCAKVHYQGHALPVDMAWVVVAPPDYAPQQKSVRTMWDLMRDLFVSEGKIAAPAVPSFQDDIRPIFERLSNLQWVNAGFAAAFGWDGSTPFSRDEWMARLASPSENRKEWRNVIYNQFRQFERDAWAPSPWPWLYGDAMAIPPADTPRQNCALSNLQLRFLKQWADGKFTDDYAPGKTPPQSLADVELAQQPDTLLRAAMEFCLADAFHPGCEMTWPMRQASMYSAPFRLAHRPPGWVEPDYGAVLTPDNISSPCSAQIAGGVTRWMAVPWQTDTASCRSGYQSDYDPYVPTFWPARVPNQVMSKLAYDTVMNREVPVDDRLAAFARRAAWIRPLGNISYEEQINNMIADLAQVGVVEVRPGPTDVTGFPAFLQVENLPQPIAGKHQLRAAAGIPDEFVDVDLEGTEKARHLQRHRL
- a CDS encoding response regulator transcription factor, producing the protein MRVLLVEDDPMIGESLVEGLRGECYAVDWVRDGHDAELALAGFAYDLMLLDLGLPGKEGMDVLRTMRARGAELPVLIITARDGTPARVDGLDSGADDYLVKPFDLDELLARIRALLRRRVSRSRSVIEHGALILDLASHEVTFEGELIKLPPREFSVLRALLDHPGKVVSKRQLSEKLYGWDCEVESNTVDVYVYQLRKKLGADCIQTVRGVGYKMRVASC
- a CDS encoding ATP-binding protein; amino-acid sequence: MLTIRRQLLLGLLAATLLCVLGAGISLFRSLLEETNELADLQLRQLAVALPDEFETQTGLAAAQDPEEAFVLQAWDEDGQPLPVLQGQPALPRYALAGFADVVLHGEDWRLYGETRRGRYVQVAQAQAVRDQLAWQMTMRAGAPLLVFALILALLIVAVVGRALAPLHRLAESVAGRSPDTLTPLAADDMPPELRPVALALNSLMGQFEAALTAQRTFVADAAHELRSPLTALKLQLQVAERAASEEERRVALARLHERLDRSTHLVRQLLSLARHETALAASQLHTVDLGQLLEAAVADHSALADSREIDLGVVETLPARVLVQADPDGLQVLLNNLIDNALRYTQQGGRVDLQAAVEEGRPLLRVSDNGPGVPQQHHARLFDRFFRPDGNDAWGCGLGLSIVRHIAEHHQADIALAEGGEGRGLQVTVRFPQAA
- a CDS encoding NAD(P)H-dependent oxidoreductase encodes the protein MSALLETLQWRYATKKMDPTKTVPQDKVERILEAVRLTASSSGLHPYEVFVVTNPALREQIKPHAWNQSQVTDASHLLVFAAWDNYTAERINARFDLVNTVRGFRNEGWEAYRQQILATYPQRDAETNYQHAARQAYIGVGTALIAAAQEKVDSTPMEGFDPAKVDEILKLREKGLRSVVMLPLGYRADAGDWLVDLKKVRPAREQFITELA
- a CDS encoding aldo/keto reductase codes for the protein MEHRTLGNSGLRVAPIGLGCMGMSFAYGGADEATSLRVLHRAVELGVTLIDTAEVYGPYANEELVGRALKQLRGKVSISTKFGFKILPHGQGVERIAGVDSRPGHIVRAVEASLSRLGIDCIDLLYQHRVDPAVPIEDVVGAMADLVRAGKVHHLGLSEVSAATLRRAHAVHPIAAVQSEYSLWSRDVEAEVLPACRALGIGFVPYSPLGRGFLTGQLASSAALAPDDYRHSLPRFQPQAMEANAKLVAELQRLAAARGATAAQLALAWLLAQGSDIVPIPGARSLAHLEENVAAARLTLSDSELAAIGAAIAPAAVHGARYPQHELAMLGL
- a CDS encoding LysR family transcriptional regulator produces the protein MADLNELTAFAAVARLRSFRKAALERGVSASALSHALRALEERLGVRLLNRTTRSVTPTEAGQQLLARLAPAMREIDDALQDLSALQDVPAGKLRLNVPRPAARLLLAPMLAGFVARYPRVQVEVVTDDGMIDIVRDGFDAGIRFGEQVAADMIAVPVGVPQPFVVVASPAYLAAHGAPSTPRALLEHACIGRRFPSGRQYAWEFEQAGEGVCIAVGGPLVFDDDELMLRAARDGAGLAYVYEADARADIAAGRLACVLERCLPPPPRYFLYYPSRRQMPPVLRAFVDMLRAPAI
- a CDS encoding ATP-binding protein, with protein sequence MRFTGLNRQIVLSMSVLMVISILVIWIFSWTFFAVVFKIDPNMLSEPDDWSPTTVEWLWILSITIFGLLLAAFFAIKLASRILKPINSVMDSVRRVAHGDLSARAFAGDRTLGETAMLVDDFNSMAERLQRAAKESETWNAAIAHELRTPVTILRGTLQGVVDGVFKPEEVPFSSLLSQVEDLGRLIEDLRTLSLADSGHMQLRMAWTDLTLEIEEVRRLLAPDMEAAGFALQLHLSDHPVCCDAARIRQIVLALLDNARRYAHPGLLRVRTRVQAGQYYLSVEDAGPGIAEELAPHVFEAFRRGDSDRVDLNAGSGLGLAVVEAIARAHGGSAVCTRGKAGGSLFTIKWPVEHAAPPHAG